The following proteins come from a genomic window of Streptomyces liliiviolaceus:
- a CDS encoding glycoside hydrolase family 2 TIM barrel-domain containing protein — translation MSVRTTSSPSPEFSYVEDVSPGSGALPPRAWYASSDAASLSLNGSWRFRLSATADAEDDSFAGRGYDCGDWAEVAVPGHWVLQGDGAFGAPIYTNHLYPFPVDPPRVPTRNPTGDHLRHFDLPDDWPDVADAKGAAGGAVLRFDGVESCARVWLNGTDIGEFKGSRLPHEFTVGHLLKPTGNVLAVRVHQWSAGSYLEDQDQWWLPGIFRDVTLLHRPAGSALDFFVHASYDHREGTGTLRVDSDVDGRILVPGLDIDVETGQAITVPVRPWTAETPYLYDATLVTPGERVPLRIGFRTVVLEDGLIKVNGRAILFRGVNRHEWHPEHGRALDLETMREDVLLMKRHNVNAVRTSHYPPHPAFLDLCDEYGLWVVDECDLETHGFTEQAWRDNPVDDDRWTPALLDRAARMVERDKNHPSIVMWSLGNEAGTGRGLTAMAEWIRGRDGSRLIHYEGDWNCRDTDVYSRMYADHAEVDRIGRGQDGGPAKRRQLPFIQCEYAHAMGNGPGGLADYQRLFEAHERIQGGFVWEWIDHGVEDERYGFAYGGDFGEELHDGNFVCDGLVFPDRTPSPGLLEYKKVVEPVRMEGDGVDGVVRIANRHDFADLSALAFEWSYEVDGETVGTGVLTVPALAPGDSADVKLPEPPVDVRQTETRWTVRAVLAGDTAWGPKGHVVAWVQLWRAPRQLIGVTARRRPVLDGRGRITLGPAVFAARTGEPATVGGIDVIGLKLDAWRAPTDNDEGAPWQPDIRHGVLWRKLGLHRMQHRLDAVELSDDALTVRTRVAPAASDLALRTVYRWTSDGTRLKLAVSVTPEGDWQVPLPRLGVRLGLTAADRVRWHGGGPGEGYPDTDSASMLGRWESSVDDLQTPYVRPQENGARADVRWAEIGRGPDFPALRVEGGLPFWFTARRWTSEQLDAARHLTDLTPGDTVWVNLDHGQQGIGSQSCGPGPLPRYQLAVGPTEFSFVFSEINS, via the coding sequence ATGTCTGTCCGCACCACCTCGTCCCCGTCCCCCGAGTTCTCGTACGTCGAGGACGTCTCGCCCGGGAGCGGCGCGCTGCCGCCCCGGGCGTGGTACGCGTCCTCCGACGCCGCCTCCCTCTCGCTGAACGGCAGTTGGCGGTTCCGCCTGTCCGCGACGGCCGACGCCGAGGACGACTCCTTCGCCGGGCGGGGGTACGACTGCGGGGACTGGGCGGAGGTGGCGGTACCCGGGCACTGGGTCCTCCAGGGCGACGGGGCCTTCGGCGCGCCGATCTACACCAACCATCTCTACCCCTTTCCGGTGGACCCGCCGAGGGTGCCGACGCGGAACCCGACCGGTGACCATCTGCGCCACTTCGACCTGCCGGACGACTGGCCCGACGTCGCGGACGCGAAGGGGGCCGCCGGGGGCGCGGTCCTGCGGTTCGACGGGGTCGAGTCCTGCGCCCGGGTGTGGCTGAACGGCACGGACATCGGGGAGTTCAAGGGGTCGCGGCTGCCGCACGAGTTCACGGTCGGGCATCTGCTGAAGCCCACCGGGAACGTGCTCGCCGTGCGGGTCCACCAGTGGTCGGCGGGCTCGTACCTGGAGGACCAGGACCAGTGGTGGCTGCCGGGCATCTTCCGGGACGTCACCCTGCTGCACCGGCCGGCGGGCAGCGCGCTCGACTTCTTCGTGCACGCGTCGTACGACCATCGCGAGGGCACCGGCACCCTGCGCGTGGACTCCGACGTCGACGGCCGGATCCTCGTGCCGGGCCTGGACATCGATGTCGAGACCGGCCAGGCCATCACCGTGCCGGTGCGGCCGTGGACGGCGGAGACGCCGTACCTGTACGACGCCACGCTGGTCACGCCCGGGGAGCGGGTCCCGCTGCGGATCGGTTTCCGTACGGTCGTGCTGGAGGACGGCCTGATCAAGGTCAACGGCCGGGCGATCCTCTTCCGGGGCGTGAACCGGCACGAGTGGCATCCGGAGCACGGTCGCGCGCTGGACCTGGAGACCATGCGCGAGGACGTGCTGCTGATGAAGCGGCACAACGTGAACGCCGTACGCACCTCGCACTACCCGCCCCACCCGGCGTTCCTCGACCTGTGCGACGAGTACGGGCTGTGGGTCGTCGACGAGTGCGACCTGGAGACCCACGGGTTCACCGAACAGGCCTGGCGCGACAACCCGGTGGACGACGACCGCTGGACCCCGGCGCTCCTGGACCGGGCGGCCCGGATGGTCGAGCGCGACAAGAACCACCCCTCGATCGTCATGTGGTCCCTCGGCAACGAGGCGGGCACCGGTCGTGGCCTCACCGCCATGGCCGAGTGGATCCGCGGCCGGGACGGCTCGCGGCTCATCCACTACGAGGGCGACTGGAACTGCCGTGACACGGACGTGTACTCACGGATGTACGCGGACCACGCGGAGGTCGACCGGATCGGGCGGGGCCAGGACGGCGGTCCTGCCAAGCGCCGTCAACTCCCCTTCATCCAGTGCGAGTACGCGCATGCCATGGGCAACGGACCGGGCGGACTCGCCGACTACCAGCGGCTGTTCGAGGCGCACGAGCGGATCCAGGGCGGCTTCGTCTGGGAGTGGATCGACCACGGCGTCGAGGACGAGCGGTACGGCTTCGCGTACGGCGGTGACTTCGGCGAGGAACTGCACGACGGGAACTTCGTCTGCGACGGGCTGGTCTTCCCGGACCGCACACCCTCCCCGGGGCTCCTGGAGTACAAGAAGGTCGTCGAGCCGGTCCGCATGGAGGGCGACGGCGTCGACGGTGTGGTCCGGATCGCCAACAGGCACGACTTCGCGGACCTGTCGGCGCTGGCCTTCGAGTGGTCGTACGAGGTCGACGGCGAGACGGTGGGGACGGGCGTCCTGACCGTGCCCGCGCTCGCACCGGGCGACAGTGCCGATGTGAAGCTGCCCGAGCCCCCGGTGGACGTGCGCCAGACGGAGACCAGGTGGACGGTCCGGGCGGTGCTCGCCGGGGACACGGCCTGGGGACCGAAGGGGCATGTGGTGGCGTGGGTCCAACTGTGGCGCGCGCCACGGCAGTTGATCGGGGTCACGGCCCGCAGGCGCCCCGTCCTCGACGGCCGGGGGCGCATCACGCTCGGACCGGCCGTGTTCGCCGCCCGCACCGGTGAGCCGGCGACCGTCGGCGGGATCGACGTCATCGGCCTGAAGCTGGACGCGTGGCGGGCGCCGACCGACAACGACGAGGGCGCGCCCTGGCAGCCGGACATCCGCCACGGCGTGCTGTGGCGCAAGCTCGGCCTGCACCGGATGCAACACCGCCTGGACGCGGTGGAGTTGTCGGACGACGCCCTGACGGTGCGGACCCGGGTGGCGCCGGCCGCGTCGGACCTGGCTCTGCGCACGGTCTACCGGTGGACCTCCGACGGGACGAGGCTGAAGCTGGCCGTGTCGGTGACGCCGGAGGGCGACTGGCAGGTGCCGCTGCCACGCCTCGGCGTCCGCCTCGGGCTGACGGCGGCCGACCGGGTGAGGTGGCACGGCGGCGGCCCGGGTGAGGGCTACCCGGACACCGACTCGGCTTCCATGTTGGGCCGTTGGGAGTCGTCGGTGGACGATCTGCAGACGCCGTACGTCCGCCCGCAGGAGAACGGCGCGCGCGCCGACGTCCGCTGGGCGGAGATCGGCCGGGGGCCCGACTTCCCGGCCCTGCGCGTCGAGGGCGGGCTGCCGTTCTGGTTCACGGCCCGCCGCTGGACCAGCGAGCAGCTTGACGCGGCCCGGCACCTGACGGACCTGACGCCAGGCGACACGGTGTGGGTCAACCTCGACCACGGCCAGCAGGGCATCGGCTCCCAGTCGTGCGGGCCTGGCCCGCTGCCGCGGTATCAACTGGCGGTAGGGCCGACCGAGTTCTCGTTCGTGTTCTCCGAGATCAACAGCTAG
- a CDS encoding type 1 periplasmic-binding domain-containing protein codes for MRRPLLTAAALASSAVAVAALATGCGGDGDDWSRPHPRPSAVGALGAGFVDPSVSPAPEATVTPRPGSWSAVRPSDGYRVVLLTAGADRPTKALVKAVREWAERERVDLRTETVTEASDLVPAVDRAIEMGPDLVVSAGNDLIDALATVTPNHLSQQFLVVGAELAEPTHNVTAVDWSGASFRGEGLGMSSTYDPASFTAARCAAAVRAGTAAVLSGWTGIVVWVDDF; via the coding sequence TTGCGCCGCCCGCTCCTGACCGCCGCCGCACTGGCCTCGTCCGCGGTCGCGGTCGCCGCCCTCGCCACCGGATGCGGCGGCGACGGCGACGACTGGTCGCGGCCGCACCCGCGGCCCTCCGCCGTCGGCGCGCTCGGCGCGGGGTTCGTCGACCCGTCCGTCTCGCCCGCGCCGGAGGCGACCGTCACCCCGCGGCCCGGTTCATGGTCCGCGGTCCGGCCCTCCGACGGCTACCGCGTGGTCCTGCTGACGGCGGGCGCCGACCGGCCGACGAAAGCCCTGGTGAAGGCGGTGCGGGAGTGGGCCGAGCGCGAGCGGGTGGACCTGCGCACCGAGACCGTGACCGAGGCCTCCGACCTGGTCCCCGCCGTCGACAGGGCCATCGAGATGGGCCCCGACCTCGTCGTGAGCGCGGGCAACGACCTGATCGACGCGCTGGCGACGGTCACCCCGAACCATCTCTCCCAGCAGTTCCTGGTGGTGGGCGCGGAACTGGCCGAGCCCACCCACAACGTGACCGCCGTCGACTGGTCCGGAGCCTCGTTCCGCGGCGAGGGGCTCGGCATGTCCTCGACCTACGATCCTGCGTCGTTCACCGCGGCCCGCTGCGCGGCGGCGGTCCGCGCGGGCACGGCCGCGGTCCTCTCGGGCTGGACGGGGATCGTGGTCTGGGTGGACGACTTCTAG
- a CDS encoding HupE/UreJ family protein, with amino-acid sequence MSHPVRRPLAVLAVAVFLVLLGLAGPASAHGFTSTVYVHVTESGGGGSAGAGAGTGADRLRTELKLEYDLLVVSAADAGHDDPLFRAGTEAFEAGDTEAQAAALNAHHATVVDYVTGRLAVTAAGDACRPAQAGGFRMGREEGVPYALLTLDWTCAAAGDSHVTVDHEIRSGLFPDAEEYVKGTKTIATYDVAGRSGSAALDAAHPSFSLGQSWTERFWEFFRLGAEHLLTGIDHILFLLALIAGSRRPREIVLAATSFTLAHSVTFLLAALGLVDVPGSVVEPVIALSIAVVAGWHLWRIRQRGVHVTDLAVDPDGGRGGHFALDRAGWTRLGVVFCFGLVHGLGFAGALGIDAAWSWTLLWSLLVFNVGIEAVQLAIIAVVFPLLLLLRRRSRRAGLWATGTISAGVAAMGLIWFVQRTFGL; translated from the coding sequence ATGTCACACCCTGTTCGCCGCCCCCTGGCCGTTCTCGCCGTGGCGGTGTTCCTCGTCCTGCTCGGCCTCGCCGGGCCCGCCTCCGCGCACGGCTTCACCTCGACCGTGTACGTCCATGTCACCGAGAGCGGTGGCGGAGGCAGTGCCGGTGCCGGTGCCGGTACTGGCGCCGACCGGCTTCGCACCGAGCTGAAGCTTGAGTACGACCTCCTGGTGGTGTCCGCCGCCGACGCCGGGCACGACGACCCGCTCTTCCGCGCCGGGACCGAGGCGTTCGAGGCCGGGGACACCGAGGCGCAGGCCGCGGCGCTGAACGCCCACCATGCGACGGTCGTCGACTACGTCACCGGGCGTCTCGCCGTCACCGCGGCCGGCGACGCCTGCCGGCCCGCCCAGGCCGGCGGCTTCCGCATGGGCCGGGAGGAGGGCGTGCCCTACGCCCTGCTGACCCTCGACTGGACCTGCGCGGCGGCGGGCGACAGCCATGTCACCGTCGACCACGAGATCCGCAGCGGCCTCTTCCCGGACGCCGAGGAGTACGTCAAGGGCACCAAGACCATCGCCACGTACGACGTCGCCGGTCGCAGCGGCAGCGCGGCGCTCGACGCCGCCCATCCGTCGTTCTCCCTCGGCCAGTCCTGGACCGAGCGGTTCTGGGAGTTCTTCCGGCTGGGCGCCGAACACCTGCTGACCGGCATCGACCACATCCTGTTCCTGCTGGCGCTGATCGCCGGATCGCGGCGACCGCGCGAGATCGTGCTGGCCGCCACCAGCTTCACGCTGGCCCACTCGGTGACGTTCCTGCTGGCCGCGCTCGGCCTGGTGGACGTGCCGGGGAGCGTCGTGGAACCCGTCATCGCGCTGTCCATCGCGGTCGTCGCAGGCTGGCACCTGTGGCGCATCCGGCAGCGCGGAGTACACGTCACCGACCTGGCGGTGGACCCGGACGGCGGCCGCGGCGGCCACTTCGCGCTGGACCGCGCCGGGTGGACGCGGCTGGGTGTCGTGTTCTGCTTCGGGCTGGTCCACGGCCTGGGCTTCGCCGGCGCGCTCGGGATCGACGCGGCCTGGTCCTGGACCCTGCTGTGGTCGCTGCTCGTCTTCAACGTCGGCATCGAGGCCGTGCAGTTGGCGATCATCGCCGTGGTCTTCCCGCTCCTGCTCCTCCTGCGGCGCCGTTCCCGCCGGGCGGGGCTGTGGGCGACCGGCACGATCTCCGCCGGTGTCGCCGCCATGGGGTTGATCTGGTTCGTACAGCGCACGTTCGGCCTGTGA
- a CDS encoding purple acid phosphatase family protein, whose amino-acid sequence MRTKLFAAAGRPMRRRVAGTAVAASVGLILTLGGGGLTTPAVAADSATLTGIVLGVGANETQRTVSWYSSADTAQKIQLAPTALLSAGEFPADAATFDALGGANISTSGGYNRHATITGLKENTAYSYRVGSAGNWSAAYAFRTQDFEGEYDFLFLGDPQIGSSGDTAKDQAGWQDTLDVATAANKDAELLVSGGDQVESANNESQWNAFLAPDQLRQVPFAATIGNHDVGGKAYEQHFSTPNTDRSGAYYSNGNPASNTSGGDYWYIYKDVLFIDLNSNSYATSQGGGGDEAHTKYVTDVINQHGSEAKWKVLVYHHSIYSPASHAKDGDNKARRVDFPTTFSKLGVDIVLQGHDHSYSRSYLIKNGEKADKDEQPGAADVYPGPGGVLYVTANSASGSKYYDITKPDSSGTSGAGNGADPLNPDSYWYNSVQNQEHVRSYVKVQVRNEKLVVENIRSGTCAAPNSEVEHGDWCNNTTADQPVGSIVDKVSVHPYNGDGQSLQVDVPNAAPGEFGWTIDGYNGLVDLGTAKEENGDHFTASGKINPILVTDSRRSLSPWSVSADVSDFKDAEKTFPGSYLGWSPYILDQGAGAKAGASVASGWDDQGKGLSVSRGLGSADQGHARGKARLGADLDLKIPDSVQKGGYRATLTITALSS is encoded by the coding sequence ATGAGAACAAAGCTCTTCGCAGCGGCCGGCAGGCCGATGCGACGCCGCGTGGCGGGCACCGCCGTCGCGGCCTCCGTGGGCCTGATCCTGACCCTCGGCGGTGGCGGACTCACGACCCCCGCGGTCGCCGCCGACTCCGCCACCCTCACCGGCATCGTCCTCGGTGTCGGCGCCAACGAGACCCAGCGCACCGTCAGCTGGTACTCCTCGGCCGACACCGCGCAGAAGATCCAGCTGGCCCCCACCGCCCTGCTCAGCGCCGGTGAGTTCCCCGCCGACGCCGCCACGTTCGACGCCCTGGGCGGCGCGAACATCTCCACCAGCGGCGGCTACAACCGCCACGCCACCATCACCGGCCTCAAGGAGAACACCGCGTACTCCTACCGTGTCGGCAGTGCGGGCAACTGGTCGGCCGCGTACGCGTTCCGCACGCAGGACTTCGAGGGCGAGTACGACTTCCTCTTCCTCGGCGACCCGCAGATCGGCTCCTCCGGCGACACCGCCAAGGACCAGGCGGGCTGGCAGGACACCCTCGACGTGGCCACCGCGGCCAACAAGGACGCCGAACTCCTCGTCTCCGGCGGCGACCAGGTCGAGAGCGCGAACAACGAGTCCCAGTGGAACGCGTTCCTCGCCCCCGACCAGCTGCGCCAGGTGCCGTTCGCGGCCACCATCGGCAACCACGACGTCGGCGGCAAGGCGTACGAGCAGCACTTCTCCACGCCGAACACGGACCGGTCGGGCGCGTACTACTCGAACGGCAACCCCGCCTCCAACACCTCGGGCGGCGACTACTGGTACATCTACAAGGATGTGCTGTTCATCGACCTGAACAGCAACAGCTACGCCACCTCGCAGGGGGGCGGCGGCGACGAGGCGCACACCAAGTACGTCACGGACGTCATCAACCAGCACGGCTCCGAGGCCAAGTGGAAGGTGCTCGTCTACCACCACTCGATCTACTCCCCCGCCTCGCACGCCAAGGACGGCGACAACAAGGCGCGGCGCGTGGACTTCCCGACCACGTTCTCCAAGCTGGGCGTGGACATCGTGCTCCAGGGCCACGACCACAGCTATTCGCGCAGCTATCTCATCAAGAACGGTGAGAAGGCCGACAAGGACGAGCAGCCCGGCGCGGCCGACGTCTACCCGGGCCCCGGCGGCGTCCTGTACGTGACCGCCAACTCGGCCTCGGGCTCGAAGTACTACGACATCACCAAGCCCGACAGCAGCGGCACCAGCGGTGCGGGCAACGGCGCCGACCCGCTGAACCCGGACAGCTACTGGTACAACTCGGTCCAGAACCAGGAGCACGTCCGCAGCTACGTCAAGGTGCAGGTCCGCAACGAGAAGCTCGTCGTGGAGAACATCCGCAGCGGCACCTGCGCGGCCCCCAACTCCGAGGTGGAGCACGGCGACTGGTGCAACAACACCACCGCCGACCAGCCCGTCGGCTCGATCGTCGACAAGGTGAGCGTCCACCCGTACAACGGTGACGGCCAGTCCCTCCAGGTCGACGTGCCGAACGCGGCTCCGGGCGAGTTCGGCTGGACCATCGACGGCTACAACGGTCTGGTGGACCTGGGTACCGCCAAGGAGGAGAACGGCGACCACTTCACCGCCTCCGGCAAGATCAACCCGATCCTCGTCACGGACTCCCGCCGTTCGCTCTCCCCGTGGTCGGTGTCGGCCGACGTGAGCGACTTCAAGGACGCCGAGAAGACCTTCCCGGGCTCGTACCTGGGCTGGTCGCCGTACATCCTCGACCAGGGCGCGGGCGCCAAGGCCGGTGCCTCCGTGGCCTCGGGCTGGGACGACCAGGGCAAGGGTCTGTCCGTCTCGCGCGGCCTCGGCTCGGCCGACCAGGGCCACGCCCGCGGCAAGGCGAGGCTGGGCGCCGACCTGGACCTCAAGATCCCGGACAGCGTCCAGAAGGGCGGCTACCGCGCCACCCTGACGATCACCGCGCTGAGCAGCTGA
- a CDS encoding COG1470 family protein, with product MHLSPTPRRTPSADPRRVILRHAVLVLLAALAFAVTSAGPARAADGDVTWTVRTAANGYGDDRSSFSYGVNPGSRVEDAMVVANRGKDTLTLALYTADGYTTEKGQLDLLTREKKSVGIGAWVRATKATVRIAPGRTAEIPFTVAVPRDATPGDYVGGILTSLKQSDDTEGIAVDRRLGIRIKLRVSGALKPTLAVEDLHVDYHGTANPFGQGDATVTYTLHNTGNALLSAAQKVTLTGPFGTLETRAGKIAAAPELLPGERWKVTVPVHDVTPALRLTAKATVTPALTDAAGSTTSLKPVEATTTGWALPWTLLLLIAAVLAAATATYFLRRRADTRRKEREDARVRDAVEQALQDRAQGTQGAQDTEDTHAAR from the coding sequence ATGCACCTGTCCCCGACCCCCCGCCGTACGCCGTCCGCCGACCCGCGCCGGGTCATCCTGCGTCACGCGGTCCTCGTACTGCTGGCGGCTCTCGCGTTCGCCGTCACGTCCGCCGGTCCCGCCCGGGCGGCCGACGGCGACGTGACCTGGACGGTCCGCACGGCGGCGAACGGGTACGGGGACGACCGGTCCAGCTTCAGTTACGGCGTCAACCCCGGCAGCCGGGTCGAGGACGCCATGGTCGTCGCCAACCGCGGCAAGGACACGCTCACGCTGGCGCTGTACACGGCGGACGGCTACACCACCGAGAAGGGCCAACTCGACCTCCTCACACGGGAGAAGAAGTCGGTCGGCATCGGCGCCTGGGTCCGCGCCACCAAGGCCACTGTGCGCATCGCGCCGGGCAGGACGGCCGAGATCCCCTTCACCGTCGCCGTCCCGCGTGACGCCACCCCCGGTGACTACGTGGGCGGCATCCTCACCTCGCTCAAGCAGTCCGACGACACCGAGGGCATCGCCGTCGACCGGCGCCTCGGCATCCGGATCAAGCTGCGGGTCAGCGGCGCGCTGAAGCCCACGCTGGCCGTGGAGGACCTGCACGTGGACTACCACGGCACGGCCAACCCCTTCGGGCAGGGCGACGCGACGGTCACGTACACGCTCCACAACACGGGCAACGCGCTGCTCTCCGCCGCGCAGAAGGTCACCCTGACAGGCCCGTTCGGCACGCTGGAGACCCGGGCCGGGAAGATCGCCGCCGCGCCGGAACTGCTGCCCGGGGAGCGCTGGAAGGTCACGGTGCCGGTCCACGACGTGACCCCCGCGCTCCGCCTCACCGCGAAGGCAACGGTGACCCCGGCCCTGACCGACGCGGCCGGCTCGACGACCTCGCTCAAGCCGGTGGAGGCCACGACGACGGGCTGGGCGCTGCCCTGGACCCTGCTCCTGCTGATCGCCGCCGTATTGGCCGCGGCGACGGCCACGTACTTCCTGCGCCGCCGCGCGGACACCCGCCGCAAGGAGCGCGAGGACGCGCGGGTACGCGACGCGGTGGAACAGGCGCTGCAGGACCGCGCCCAGGGCACCCAGGGCGCTCAGGACACTGAGGACACCCACGCCGCCCGCTGA
- a CDS encoding LuxR family transcriptional regulator produces MSGVSVELTQGLLLLHDGPVTDAYNLLLLAATASRTTDPARSRTACVHATLAAWAGGDRDGYRRALDALCAPAGPQSAARHEAADQDPADALWCDYRDGMRCVVDGEFRRANALLRPVLEVLTARTDAPGLMSAGTIALMLGDLPTTRRVLGIALATARAAGSTALVPRVLEHLAYAELREGSYHQARVHAEAGLEAAGRGGQRNVVAGLSAVLALAASIAGGPATVATHAQAALRTAHAHGLSQTSTLAEWAQARADLGHGDAEHAAARLAPLVRSGPRQGHFGLWAMVVPCYVESAVLAGHDVDPAGLIDRYAVWAAMGADPQAPALLARCRALVSSDGRAEELFTAALAEHDKVNGPYEHARTQLAHGMWLRRRRRPVEARSQLRAAVLGFEQCGADVWAGHARGELRAAGDTLTTAPETGSLGLLTPQQLRIARSVAEGATNREVAQKLSISTRTVEYHLRNVFTQLGVRSRGALTRLLGAEQPGHF; encoded by the coding sequence ATGAGCGGTGTAAGCGTCGAGTTGACGCAAGGCCTCCTGCTGTTGCACGACGGTCCGGTCACCGACGCCTACAACCTGCTCCTCCTCGCCGCCACCGCCTCGCGTACGACCGACCCGGCCCGATCACGCACGGCTTGCGTACACGCCACGCTCGCGGCCTGGGCGGGCGGCGACCGCGACGGATACCGCAGAGCCCTCGACGCGCTGTGCGCCCCCGCCGGTCCGCAGAGCGCCGCACGGCACGAAGCGGCCGACCAGGACCCCGCCGACGCCCTCTGGTGCGACTACCGCGACGGCATGCGCTGCGTGGTGGACGGGGAGTTCCGCCGTGCCAACGCGCTGCTCCGTCCCGTGCTCGAAGTCCTGACGGCCCGGACCGACGCACCCGGCCTGATGTCGGCCGGCACGATCGCCCTCATGCTGGGCGACCTCCCGACGACACGCCGAGTGCTCGGCATCGCCCTGGCCACCGCCCGCGCCGCGGGATCGACGGCACTCGTACCCCGCGTCCTTGAGCACCTCGCCTACGCCGAACTGCGTGAAGGCAGCTACCACCAGGCCCGCGTGCACGCCGAGGCCGGTCTGGAAGCGGCCGGCCGGGGCGGGCAGCGCAACGTGGTGGCCGGACTGTCGGCCGTACTCGCGCTGGCCGCGTCGATCGCGGGCGGGCCCGCCACCGTCGCCACGCACGCCCAGGCCGCGCTGCGCACCGCCCACGCGCACGGACTCAGCCAGACGAGCACACTCGCCGAATGGGCGCAGGCCCGCGCCGACCTCGGGCACGGCGACGCGGAGCATGCCGCCGCCCGCCTGGCCCCCCTCGTCCGAAGCGGCCCACGGCAGGGTCACTTCGGCCTCTGGGCGATGGTGGTCCCCTGCTATGTCGAGTCCGCCGTGCTCGCCGGCCATGACGTCGACCCGGCGGGCCTGATCGACCGGTACGCCGTGTGGGCGGCCATGGGAGCCGATCCACAGGCACCGGCGTTGCTGGCGCGATGCCGGGCCCTCGTGTCGAGCGACGGGCGGGCCGAGGAACTGTTCACCGCGGCACTCGCGGAACACGACAAGGTCAACGGCCCCTACGAGCACGCCCGGACCCAGCTCGCCCACGGGATGTGGTTGCGCCGCAGGCGCCGCCCCGTGGAAGCGAGGTCCCAACTGCGCGCTGCCGTACTGGGGTTCGAGCAGTGCGGCGCGGACGTGTGGGCCGGGCACGCCCGCGGGGAACTGCGGGCGGCGGGGGACACACTCACCACCGCGCCCGAAACCGGTTCCCTCGGTCTGCTCACCCCTCAGCAACTGCGCATAGCCCGTTCCGTGGCGGAGGGCGCGACCAATCGAGAAGTGGCCCAGAAGCTCTCGATCAGCACGCGCACGGTCGAGTACCACCTGCGGAACGTCTTCACCCAGCTCGGAGTGCGCTCCCGGGGTGCCCTCACCAGGCTTCTCGGGGCGGAACAACCAGGGCACTTCTGA
- a CDS encoding cutinase family protein codes for MSHRASRRKLTIVSVGVAGALGAAGLTLLPSMASAAPCSDVEVVFARGSGEAPGLGIVGAPLVRDIKSGLPGKSVTSHAVDYAANFSQTSAGPGASAMTDHVRSTAANCPDTSFVLGGYSQGASVTDIALGIRTTLGTGRTIPTDLAPRVKAVVVFGNPLQLSGRTINTASGLYGAKAKEFCNTGDPVCGNGRSTAAHLRYHVNGSVQTGARFAVDRIEAG; via the coding sequence ATGTCTCATCGCGCATCACGTCGCAAGCTGACGATCGTGTCCGTCGGCGTCGCCGGCGCTCTCGGTGCCGCCGGACTCACCCTGCTGCCCTCGATGGCCTCCGCCGCCCCGTGCTCCGACGTCGAGGTGGTCTTCGCCCGCGGCAGCGGCGAGGCTCCCGGGCTCGGCATCGTGGGAGCGCCGCTGGTGAGGGACATCAAGAGCGGACTGCCGGGCAAGTCGGTCACCTCTCACGCCGTCGACTACGCGGCGAACTTCTCACAGACCAGCGCGGGGCCCGGCGCCTCCGCCATGACGGACCACGTCAGGTCCACCGCGGCGAACTGCCCCGACACCTCGTTCGTCCTCGGCGGCTACTCGCAGGGCGCCAGCGTCACCGACATCGCCCTCGGCATCCGTACGACGCTGGGCACCGGCCGGACCATCCCCACCGATCTCGCGCCCCGGGTGAAGGCCGTCGTGGTCTTCGGCAACCCGCTTCAGCTGTCGGGCAGGACGATCAACACGGCGAGCGGGCTCTACGGCGCGAAGGCCAAGGAGTTCTGCAACACCGGCGACCCGGTGTGCGGCAACGGGCGCAGCACCGCGGCGCATCTCAGGTACCACGTCAACGGCAGCGTGCAGACGGGGGCGCGTTTCGCCGTCGACAGGATCGAAGCGGGCTGA
- a CDS encoding TetR/AcrR family transcriptional regulator, translating to MSPRSAEANEELRAQSRERILVAALEVFAEKGYHDATISDITARAGVSRGLLTYYFPGKQNLVDELLDRYLDGVSALADVTGTPDERLAAIIDGVLVLAAATVPVQRITLSLVINPATHPLFAAAEARAEERVVALEDGLRDLFAARGAEDPAVEEVLLRSVLEGVIFKTAVYGAQYPTEQIRRRLYALYTLPTPETELPLPAGPPGSDRMRAARALGD from the coding sequence GTGTCGCCACGGTCGGCGGAGGCCAACGAGGAGTTGAGGGCGCAGTCGCGGGAGAGGATTCTCGTGGCGGCCCTGGAGGTCTTCGCCGAGAAGGGCTACCACGACGCCACCATCTCGGACATCACCGCGCGGGCGGGTGTCTCGCGCGGGCTGCTCACGTACTACTTCCCCGGCAAGCAGAACCTGGTCGACGAACTGCTCGACCGCTACCTCGACGGCGTCTCCGCGCTCGCGGACGTGACCGGCACGCCCGACGAGCGGCTGGCCGCCATCATCGACGGGGTCCTGGTCCTGGCGGCCGCGACGGTCCCGGTGCAGCGGATCACCCTCAGCCTGGTGATCAACCCGGCGACCCACCCCCTGTTCGCGGCGGCCGAGGCGCGCGCGGAGGAGCGGGTGGTGGCGCTGGAGGACGGGCTGCGGGACCTGTTCGCCGCACGCGGGGCCGAGGACCCGGCCGTGGAGGAGGTCCTGCTGCGCAGCGTCCTGGAGGGCGTCATCTTCAAGACCGCCGTCTACGGAGCCCAGTACCCGACGGAACAGATCCGCCGCCGCCTGTACGCCCTCTACACCCTGCCCACCCCCGAAACCGAACTCCCGCTGCCCGCGGGCCCACCCGGGTCGGACCGGATGCGGGCGGCACGGGCACTGGGCGACTGA